The sequence CCGCCAAGAAGGAAGAGCCTGAGTGGATGACCCAATGGCGCCTGGCCGCGTATCGCCACTGGCTCACCATGCCGATGCCCAACTGGGCGAAGCTCGAACTGGCGCCCATCGATTTCCAGGCGATCAGCTACTACTCCGCACCGAAGGCCAAGTACGCCTCGCTGGATGAAGTGCCGCAGGAACTGCTGGACACCTACGAGAAGCTCGGCGTGCCGCTGCACGAACGCGCCAAGCTCGCGGGCGTGGCGGTGGATGCGGTGTTCGACTCGGTGTCCGTCGGCACCACCTTCCGCAAGGAACTGGCGGAGAAAGGCATCATCTTCTGCTCGATGTCCGAGGCGGTCCGCGAGCATCCCGAGCTCGTGAAGCAGTACCTCGGCAGCGTCGTGCCCACCGGCGACAACTACTTCGCCGCGCTCAACTCCGCCGTGTTCTCCGACGGCAGCTTCGTGTTCATCCCCAAGGGCGTGCGTTGCCCGATGGAGCTGAGCACGTACTTCCGCATCAACGCAACGGGCACGGGCCAGTTCGAGCGCACGCTCATCATCGCGGAGGACAAGAGCCACGTGTCCTACCTTGAAGGCTGCACGGCGCCGATGCGCGACGAGAACCAGCTGCACGCGGCGGTCGTCGAGCTCGTTGCGCTCGAGGATGCGGAGATCAAGTACAGCACCGTGCAGAACTGGTATCCGGGCGACGAGAACGGCGTGGGCGGCATCTACAACTTCGTGACCAAGCGCGGCGAGTGCCGCGGGGCGCGTTCGAAGATTTCGTGGACGCAGGTCGAAACCGGTTCGGCGATCACCTGGAAGTACCCGAGCTGCGTGCTGCTCGGCGACGACTCGGTGGGCGAGTTCCACTCCGTCGCGCTCACGCACCATCGCCAGCAGGCCGATACCGGCACCAAGATGATCCACGTCGGCAAGCGCACCAAGTCGAAGATCGTCAGCAAGGGCATCAGCGCGGGGCGCGGGCAGAATGCGTATCGCGGGCTGGTGAAGGTCGAGCGCAGCGCCGAGGGCGCGCGCAACCATACCCAGTGCGACTCGCTGCTGATCGGCAAGCAGTGCGGCGCGCATACCTATCCCTACGTCGAAGTGAAGCACCCGACGGCGATCGTCGAACACGAAGCCACCACCTCGAAGATCAGCGACGACCAGATGTTCTATTGCCGCAGTCGCGGCATCAGCGAGGAAGACGCGGTCTCGATGATCGTCGACGGCTTCTGCAAGAGCGTCTTCCGCGAGCTGCCGATGGAGTTCGCGGTGGAAGCGAAGAAGCTGCTCGAGGTGTCGCTGGAAGGCGCGGTGGGCTGAACAATGGAAAAGAACATGCTGAAGATCGACAACCTCCGCGTCCGCGTCGCCGGCCGCGAAATCCTCAAGGGCCTCTCGCTCGAAGTCGCACCGGGGCAGGTGCACGCGATCATGGGCCCCAACGGCGCGGGCAAGTCCACGCTGGGCAACATCCTCGCCGGGCGCGACGGTTATGAAGTCGTCGAAGGCACCGTGACCTTCGAAGGCCGCGACCTGCTCGCGCAGGAACCGGAAGCGCGCGCCGCCGAAGGCGTCTTCCTCGCCTTCCAGTACCCGGTCGAAATCCCGGGCGTGAACAACACCTATTTCCTGCGTTCGGCGCTCAATGCGCAACGCAAGGCGCGTGGGCAGCAGGAACTGGATTCGATGCAGTTCCTCAAGCTCGTGCGCGAAAAGCTCGCCGTGCTGCACCTGAAGGACGACCTGCTGCATCGCGGCGTCAACGAAGGCTTTAGCGGCGGCGAGAAGAAGCGCAACGAAATCTTCCAGCTCGCGGTGCTCGAACCGAAGCTCGCGATCCTCGATGAAACGGACTCGGGCCTGGACATCGACGCCCTGCGCAACGTCGCCGACGGCGTGAATGCCTTGCGCGCGCCGGACCGCGCCTTCCTGGTGATCACGCATTACCAGCGCCTGCTGGACTACATCAAGCCGGACGTCGTGCACGTGTTGTCCGACGGCCGCATCGTCGAAACCGGCGGGCCGGAACTCGCGCTGGAACTCGAGCAGCACGGCTACGCCTGGCTCGCCGATCGCAAGGCGCCGGAGGCCGCTGCCTGATGAGCGCTTTGCTGGAATCGCTGGCGCAGGGTTTCGACGGCGACGCGGCGCGTCGCGCGATGCTCGATGCGGTGCTGCGCGAAGGCCTCCCGAAGCCACGCAGCGAAGCGTGGAAGTACACGGCGTTGCGTGCGCTGGAACGGCGGACGTTTGCGCCTGCGCAGGGCGCGCCCATCGAGCCGGGACTGCTCGCGACGATGGACGGGCCGCGCATCGTGTTCGTCAATGGCATGTTCGATGCGCAGGCGTCGAAGCTCGATGCATTGCCGGCGGGTGTGTGCTTGCAGGCCGGCGTGGTGGACGGTGAAGCGCCGGCGGCGCATGCCGACCTCGTGTTCGCCGGACTCAATGCGGCACTCTCACGCACCGGCGTGATGTTGCAAGTGGCGGCTGGCGCGCGGATCGACGCACCGCTGCATCTGGTGTTCGTCGGTGCGCCGACCGGGGCCGACCAGGCCTGGCACCTGCGCCATGCGCTCGAAGTGGGCCAACACGCTGAGGTTTGCGTGGTCGAACACCACCTCGCCGCCGGGGCGCACGCGCATCTCGGCACCGTGTCGATGTCGGTGGACCTCGCGCGCGGCGCCCAGCTCGCGCACCTGCGCGTGCAGGATGAATCGGCGGGCGCCACCTTGTTCGTGCGCACGGACGCGAAGCTCGCGGAAGACGCGCGTTATCGCAGGCTGGACCTGGAACTCGGCGGCGCGATGACGCGGCACGAGTTCGGTTGCCGCTTGCTGGGCACGAATGCGGTGGTGCAGGCGGACGGTGCGCTGCTCGGCGCGGGCCGTCGCCACGTCGACACGCGCCTGGACATCGATCACGTCGCCGGCGATACGCGTTGCGACCTCACCTGGCGTGGCCTCGCCGCGGACCGCAGCCGCGTGGTGCTGCACGGCGGCATCCGCATTCGCGCGGGCGCCGACGGCAGCGCGGCCTCCCTGTCAAGCAAGAACCTGTTGCTGTCCGACCAGGCGGAGATCGACGCGCAGCCCGTGCTCGAAATCCATGCCGACGAAGTCCAGGCGGCGCACGGTGCGGCCGTGGGCGGGCTGGATCCGACTGCGCTGTTCTACCTGCGCTCGCGCGGCCTGCCGGCCGATGAGGGGCGCAAGCTGTTGACGCGGGCCTTCGTGCGCGATGTGTTGTCCGGCGTCGATGCGCGCCTGCGCCCGATCGCCGAAGGCGCGCTGGATCGCGCGCTCGCCACCGCACTGGAGCGGACCGCATGAGCACCGTCGCCTCCCCCGCCGGCCTGGACTGGGCGCGCGTGCGCGCCGATTTCCCGTTGCTGCATCGCGAGGTGCACGGCAAGCCGCTGGTGTATTTCGATTCGGCGAACACGGGGCAGAAGCCGGCCGCGGTGATCGAAGCGGTGGATGCGTTCTATCGCCGCCACAACGCCAACGTCAGCCGCGCGGTGCATGCGCTCGGCATGGAAGCGACGGAAGCCTACGAGGGCACGCGCGAGCGCCTCGCACGCCACGTCAACGTCGCGGCCGAAGACCTCGTCCTGACCAGCGGCACGACCTTCGCCCTGAACCTGGTCGCGTATTCGTTCGGCCTGCCGCGCCTGAAGACCGGCGACGTCGTGCTGCTCACGCGCATGGAACACCACGCCAACATCGTGCCCTGGCAGCTGATCTGCGAGCGCACCGGCGCGACGATCCGCGTGGCGGAACTGCTGCCCGACGGCTCGCTCGACCTCGACGCGCTGTACGCGGCGATGACGCCCGAGGTGAAGATCCTCGGCGTGGCGCACGTCTCCAACGTGCTCGGCACGATCAACCCGGTGGCCGCGATCTGCCGCGAGGCGCGCAAGCGCGGCATCGCCACCGTCATCGACGGCTCCCAGGCACTGCCGCACATGGCCGTCGACGTCGCCGCCATCGGTTGCGATTTCTATGCCTTCACCGGCCACAAGATGTGCGGGCCCACGGGCACCGGCGCACTGTGGGGACGGCGCGAACACCTCGCCGCCATGCCGCCGTTCCTCGGCGGCGGCGAGATGATCAAGGAAGTGCGTTACGAGGGGACGATCTTCAACGACCCGCCGCACCGCTTCGAAGCGGGCACGCCGAACATCGCCGGCCACGTCGGCCTCGGCGCGGCCGTGGGTTACCTGGACGGCATCGGCATGGCCGCGATCGCAGCCCGCGAGGCTGCGTTGCTCGCGCACCTGACCGAAGAGATGCAGCAAGTCGACGGCCTGCGCATCCTCGGCACCGCGGCGGACAAGGCGGCGGTCGTGTCCTTCCTGGTGGAAGGCGCGCATGCACACGACCTGGCGACCCTGCTGGACCTGGAGGGCGTGGCCGTGCGCTCGGGCCACCACTGCGCGCATCCGCTCATGCGCTTCTTCGGCGTCCCGGCCACCTGCCGCGCTTCGCTCGCGTTCTACAACACGCACGAGGAAATCGAGGCCTTCGCCGCGGCCCTGCGCAAGGTGCGCCGCCTGCTCGGCTAGACTGGCGACCCTGTCGACCGACGAGGGCTGCCCGGTGAGCGAAGACGTCGCCGCACTGCTGCGGGAGATCCGCGACAACCAACGCCAGGCGATCGCGCTGCAGCGCGAACACATGGCGATGTACGCCAAGCAGCTCGAGCGCGTGGAGCGCATCAACGACAAGGCCGAAGCGCTGCAGTCGCGCGCTGCGCGCACGGTGAAGTACGCCATGTGGTTGTTGCCCGTGGTCCTCGTGCTCCTGCTCATGATCGGTTGGCCTTACCTCCGTTACCTGTGGTGGTGGATCTCGCAATGAGTGCATTGATGTTCCGCGCCGCGACGGCGGCCGACCTGGACGCGCTGGTCGCGCTCGTGACCTCGGCCTATCGCGGCGACGTGAGTAAACAGGGCTGGACGACCGAAGCCGACTTCCTCGAAGGCAACCGCATCGATCGCGACGTGCTGCTGCGCGACATCGAACGTCCGCGCAGCCGCGTACTCATCGCCGAACGCGACGGCGACCTGATCGCCTGCGCGCACGTGTGCGAAGACGATGGCGCCGGTTATTTCGGCATGTTCTCCGTCACGCCCACCCTGCAGGGCGGCGGCATCGGCAAGGCCTTGCTGGCCGAATCCGAGCGCATCGTGCGCGACGAGTGGGCGCTGCCCGCGATGCGCATGACCGTCATCGACATCCGCGACGAACTCATCGCGTTCTACGAACGCCGCGGCTACGCGCTCACCGGCGTCAAGAAGCCCTTCCCCTACGGCGATCCGCGCTTCGGCATTCCCACGCGCGACGACCTGCGCTTCGAAATCATGGAGAAGCCCCTGTGAGCGACGGCTGGGTGCGCGTCTGCGCGACCGCCGAATTGTTGCCGGGCGAATCGAAGGTGGCCTGGGACGGTGACACCGCCATCGTGGTGTTCAACTACGACGGCGATTTCTACGCACTCGAGGATCGTTGCTCGCACGAGGATTTCGATTTGTCCTCGGGGCCCTTCGACGGCGACGAAGCGACGATCGAATGCGTGCTGCACGGTTCCAAGTTCGACGTGCGCGACGGCCGCGCGCTCAATGCGCCCGCCTATGCGCCCGTCCCCAAGTTCCCGGTGAAGGTGGAAGACGGGGCCGTCTGGACCCGCGATGACCGCTGATCGGCGGGTCTCGCCGATCTCGGCGATTGCATTTGCGAATCGTTCTCATTAGCATGGTCTGGCTGCGGCAACTGCCGCCTACGACAACCGCTTTGAGGACGTCATGCCCCACTCCCCCCTGCGCGCAGCCCCCCTCGCGCTCGCACTCGCCATCGCCCTGTCCCCCGCCGCCCACGCCGCCGAGGACCCCGCCGTCCCGCGCAAGCCGACCGAACTCGACAAGGTGGAAGTCATCGGCAAGGCCGACGCCTATGTGGTGCCCGAATCGTCCACGGCGACCAAGACCCCCACGCCGCTGCGCGACACCCCGCAGTCGATCACCGTCGTCACCCAGCAGCTGATCCGCGACCAGGCGATGCAGAACATGGCCGACGTGGTGCGCTACGTGCCGGGCGTGACCATGGCGCAGGGCGAAGGCAACCGCGACACGCCCGTGCTGCGCGGCAACAGCTCGACCTCCGACATGTACGTCGACGGCATGCGCGACGACGTGCAGTACCTGCGCGACCTCTACAACATCGATCGCGTCGAAGCGCTCAAGGGCCCGAACGCGATGATCTTCGGTCGCGGCGGTTCCGGTGGCGTGATCAACCGCGTGACCAAGCAGGCCGACTGGAAGACCGTGCGCGAGGTTTCCGCGCAGTTCGGCTCCTGGAACAAGCGTCGCGTCGCCGCCGACTTCGGCCAGGCCATCAACGACACCGCCGCGTTCCGCGTCACCGGCATGTTCGAGGATTCGGAAAGCTACCGCGACGATTACGACGCGCGTCGCTGGGGCGTGAACCCCACCCTGTCGCTGTCCGTCGGTGAGAACACCGCAGTGACGCTGGGTTACGAACACTTCGAAGACGATCGCGTCGCCGATCGCGGCCAGCCCTCGGAGCCCGCCGTGTTCAACGGGACCCGCATCAAGATCGATGCCGATCCGTCGACGTTCTTCGGCGACCCCGCGCGCAGCGACGTCACCGCCGACGTGGATGCCTTCACCGCCCTGGTCGAACACGACTTCGGCGGGGGCGCGACGCTGCGCAA comes from Lysobacter sp. KIS68-7 and encodes:
- the sufB gene encoding Fe-S cluster assembly protein SufB, whose protein sequence is MTQESNVEILDRLGRRYEAGFVTDIESDSLPPGLSEDVIRFLSAKKEEPEWMTQWRLAAYRHWLTMPMPNWAKLELAPIDFQAISYYSAPKAKYASLDEVPQELLDTYEKLGVPLHERAKLAGVAVDAVFDSVSVGTTFRKELAEKGIIFCSMSEAVREHPELVKQYLGSVVPTGDNYFAALNSAVFSDGSFVFIPKGVRCPMELSTYFRINATGTGQFERTLIIAEDKSHVSYLEGCTAPMRDENQLHAAVVELVALEDAEIKYSTVQNWYPGDENGVGGIYNFVTKRGECRGARSKISWTQVETGSAITWKYPSCVLLGDDSVGEFHSVALTHHRQQADTGTKMIHVGKRTKSKIVSKGISAGRGQNAYRGLVKVERSAEGARNHTQCDSLLIGKQCGAHTYPYVEVKHPTAIVEHEATTSKISDDQMFYCRSRGISEEDAVSMIVDGFCKSVFRELPMEFAVEAKKLLEVSLEGAVG
- the sufC gene encoding Fe-S cluster assembly ATPase SufC, translating into MLKIDNLRVRVAGREILKGLSLEVAPGQVHAIMGPNGAGKSTLGNILAGRDGYEVVEGTVTFEGRDLLAQEPEARAAEGVFLAFQYPVEIPGVNNTYFLRSALNAQRKARGQQELDSMQFLKLVREKLAVLHLKDDLLHRGVNEGFSGGEKKRNEIFQLAVLEPKLAILDETDSGLDIDALRNVADGVNALRAPDRAFLVITHYQRLLDYIKPDVVHVLSDGRIVETGGPELALELEQHGYAWLADRKAPEAAA
- the sufD gene encoding Fe-S cluster assembly protein SufD — protein: MSALLESLAQGFDGDAARRAMLDAVLREGLPKPRSEAWKYTALRALERRTFAPAQGAPIEPGLLATMDGPRIVFVNGMFDAQASKLDALPAGVCLQAGVVDGEAPAAHADLVFAGLNAALSRTGVMLQVAAGARIDAPLHLVFVGAPTGADQAWHLRHALEVGQHAEVCVVEHHLAAGAHAHLGTVSMSVDLARGAQLAHLRVQDESAGATLFVRTDAKLAEDARYRRLDLELGGAMTRHEFGCRLLGTNAVVQADGALLGAGRRHVDTRLDIDHVAGDTRCDLTWRGLAADRSRVVLHGGIRIRAGADGSAASLSSKNLLLSDQAEIDAQPVLEIHADEVQAAHGAAVGGLDPTALFYLRSRGLPADEGRKLLTRAFVRDVLSGVDARLRPIAEGALDRALATALERTA
- a CDS encoding cysteine desulfurase produces the protein MSTVASPAGLDWARVRADFPLLHREVHGKPLVYFDSANTGQKPAAVIEAVDAFYRRHNANVSRAVHALGMEATEAYEGTRERLARHVNVAAEDLVLTSGTTFALNLVAYSFGLPRLKTGDVVLLTRMEHHANIVPWQLICERTGATIRVAELLPDGSLDLDALYAAMTPEVKILGVAHVSNVLGTINPVAAICREARKRGIATVIDGSQALPHMAVDVAAIGCDFYAFTGHKMCGPTGTGALWGRREHLAAMPPFLGGGEMIKEVRYEGTIFNDPPHRFEAGTPNIAGHVGLGAAVGYLDGIGMAAIAAREAALLAHLTEEMQQVDGLRILGTAADKAAVVSFLVEGAHAHDLATLLDLEGVAVRSGHHCAHPLMRFFGVPATCRASLAFYNTHEEIEAFAAALRKVRRLLG
- a CDS encoding GNAT family N-acetyltransferase yields the protein MSALMFRAATAADLDALVALVTSAYRGDVSKQGWTTEADFLEGNRIDRDVLLRDIERPRSRVLIAERDGDLIACAHVCEDDGAGYFGMFSVTPTLQGGGIGKALLAESERIVRDEWALPAMRMTVIDIRDELIAFYERRGYALTGVKKPFPYGDPRFGIPTRDDLRFEIMEKPL
- a CDS encoding non-heme iron oxygenase ferredoxin subunit, encoding MSDGWVRVCATAELLPGESKVAWDGDTAIVVFNYDGDFYALEDRCSHEDFDLSSGPFDGDEATIECVLHGSKFDVRDGRALNAPAYAPVPKFPVKVEDGAVWTRDDR